A single region of the Phaenicophaeus curvirostris isolate KB17595 chromosome 4, BPBGC_Pcur_1.0, whole genome shotgun sequence genome encodes:
- the UCHL1 gene encoding ubiquitin carboxyl-terminal hydrolase isozyme L1, with the protein MAWQPMEINPEMLNKVLSRLGVAPGWRFVDVLGFEEEALGAVPAPACALLLLFPLTEQHENFRKQQTEKIKEQEISPKVYFLKQTVSNSCGTIGLIHAVANNKDKLKLDEGSALKKFLDETADLSPEERAKHFANNKAIQEVHNSVAQEGQCRIEDNSVNFHFILFVNVDGHLYELDGRMPFPVNHGTSSDDLLLKESAKICRQFTEREKGEVRFSAVALCKSA; encoded by the exons ATGGCCTGGCAGCCGATGGAGATCAACCCCGAG ATGCTGAACAAA GTGCTGTCCCGCCTGGGGGTGGCTCCCGGCTGGCGTTTCGTGGACGTGCTGGGCTTCGAGGAAGAGGCGCTGGGCGCCGTCCCGGCCCCAGCCTgcgcgctgctgctgctgttcccacTCACCGAACAG CATGAGAACTTCAGGAAGCAACAGACTGAGAAAATAAAGGAGCAAGAAATCAGTCCCAAGGTGTATTTCCTGAAGCAGACAGTCAGTAACTCCTGTGGAACAATTGGTCTGATACATGCAGTTGCTAATAATAAAGACAAACTGAAGCTTG ATGAGGGGTCTGCCCTGAAGAAGTTTCTTGATGAAACAGCTGATCTGTCACCTGAAGAGAGAGCTAAGCATTTTGCAAATAATAAG GCTATACAAGAAGTCCACAACTCTGTTGCACAAGAAGGACAATGTCGG attgAGGACAACAGTGTGAACTTCCATTTCATCCTGTTTGTCAATGTGGATGGACATCTCTATGAATTGG ATGGGCGCATGCCATTTCCTGTAAACCATGGCACGAGCTCAGATGACTTGCTGTTGAAG gagTCTGCCAAGATCTGCAGGCAATTTACAGAACGTGAAAAAGGAGAAGTTCGTTTTTCTGCTGTGGCTCTCTGCAAGTCTGCCTGA